One part of the Tenacibaculum sp. 190130A14a genome encodes these proteins:
- the thrA gene encoding bifunctional aspartate kinase/homoserine dehydrogenase I produces MSTSKTLRQLIIDSYVTERGTQYQNLPLSYQLFGKKLGTAPVILINHALTGNSNVAGKDGWWGDLIGNNKVIDTNTYTILCFNIPGNGYDNFLIEDYKSFIARDIANIFLLGLKALNIKKLFALIGGSLGGGIAWEMVVLNPKITQHLIPVATDWKSTDWLIANCQIQELFLTNSNNPVHDARMHAMLCYRTPKSFKDRFQRSKNETLQIFNVESWLLHHGKKLQERYQLASYKLMNQLLKTIDVTKDREELNVLEKIEADIHIVGVDSDLFFTAEENRETQKELASVHPNVTYNEIHSVHGHDAFLIEYEQLKKIIEPIFNKNSTTKKMKVLKFGGKSLSNDGIHKVISIIEDKINDGERIAVVVSARGKATDILESILEKASKNQTYIDQLEAFKREQSLLTPLVDFTKEFERLEKLFEGVSLLGDYSNKIKDEVLAQGELLSIKTVAELLEQKGINANPTDARILLKTDENYGNAQPIIGLSKENVNAHFQKHNGNTVNIITGFIASTVKNETTTLGRNGSNYTASLLANYLDAEELQNYTHVDGIFTANPDLVQDAKKIEELSFSEANELANFGANILHAKTIVPLLEKNINLRILNTFKPNDKGTLITAKSNSEGIKSLSVLDNVALINFEGRGLLGKVGVDARIFKALSLQGVSVSIISQGSSERGIGLVVDKDKAEIAVKALENEFENDFYTKDVNKISILDDVSVISIIGQNLSEFHQPFNALIKNQIVPLLFNNTISGKNVSLVVKKEHLHKALNVIHGQVFGVAKKVNIAVFGKGLVGGTLINQILDSANNILEKRKIHLNIFAIANSKTVLLNKNGVSKNWQEDLANTENKDNLIQQVIAYAKEHHLENLIAVDNTASEGFTQNYISLVEAGFDLVSSNKIANTVSYEFYKKLRNTLEKNKKNYLYETNVGAGLPLIDTIKLLHDSGENIVRIRGVFSGSLSYIFNHYSTQDVPFSTILQEAIDKGYTEPDPREDLCGNDVARKLLILARELDLENEFEDINIKNLIPQSLRKISASAFLQSLVNLNTYFQEKKDKQEEGHVLRYIGDLHGDLQQSKGELDVKLVSVPENSPLGSLKGSDAIFEIYTESYGEQPIVIQGAGAGAEVTARGVFGDILRLAKTNN; encoded by the coding sequence ATGAGTACATCTAAAACTTTACGTCAATTAATTATTGACAGCTATGTTACAGAGCGTGGTACCCAGTATCAAAATCTCCCTTTAAGTTACCAGTTGTTCGGTAAAAAACTGGGTACTGCACCTGTAATATTAATTAATCATGCTTTAACTGGAAATAGTAACGTTGCAGGTAAAGATGGTTGGTGGGGCGACCTTATTGGGAACAATAAAGTTATTGACACCAATACCTATACCATACTTTGCTTCAATATTCCTGGTAATGGTTATGATAATTTTTTAATTGAAGATTATAAAAGTTTTATTGCAAGAGATATTGCTAATATCTTTTTATTAGGATTAAAAGCCTTAAATATTAAAAAGCTTTTTGCTTTAATTGGAGGTTCTTTGGGTGGAGGAATTGCTTGGGAGATGGTTGTTCTTAATCCAAAAATCACACAACATTTAATTCCTGTTGCAACCGATTGGAAATCGACTGATTGGCTTATTGCAAATTGTCAAATACAAGAATTGTTTTTAACCAATTCTAACAATCCTGTTCATGATGCTCGCATGCATGCCATGCTATGTTATCGAACTCCTAAATCATTCAAAGATCGATTTCAACGTTCAAAAAATGAAACACTTCAAATCTTTAATGTAGAAAGTTGGTTGTTACATCACGGAAAAAAACTTCAGGAAAGATATCAACTAGCTTCATATAAACTGATGAATCAATTATTGAAAACGATTGATGTAACCAAAGACAGAGAAGAATTAAATGTATTAGAAAAAATAGAGGCAGACATCCATATTGTAGGTGTAGACTCTGATTTGTTTTTTACCGCAGAAGAAAATAGGGAAACTCAAAAGGAATTAGCTAGCGTTCACCCTAATGTTACCTACAACGAAATACATTCGGTACATGGGCATGATGCTTTTTTAATAGAATACGAACAACTTAAGAAGATTATAGAACCAATCTTCAATAAAAATAGCACAACTAAAAAAATGAAAGTTTTAAAATTTGGAGGAAAATCTTTATCAAATGATGGAATTCATAAGGTTATTTCAATCATAGAGGATAAAATTAATGACGGAGAACGAATTGCAGTCGTAGTATCTGCTAGAGGAAAAGCTACAGATATTTTAGAAAGCATTTTGGAAAAAGCTTCTAAAAACCAAACCTATATTGATCAACTAGAAGCTTTTAAACGAGAACAATCATTACTAACTCCTTTGGTAGATTTCACCAAGGAATTTGAGCGATTAGAAAAGCTTTTTGAAGGAGTAAGTTTATTAGGTGATTATAGCAATAAAATTAAAGACGAAGTTTTAGCACAAGGTGAATTATTATCTATAAAAACTGTTGCTGAGTTATTAGAACAAAAAGGGATTAATGCAAATCCAACCGACGCAAGAATTTTACTTAAAACTGATGAAAACTACGGAAATGCGCAACCCATTATTGGGCTTTCTAAAGAAAATGTAAACGCGCATTTTCAAAAACACAATGGTAACACCGTAAATATTATAACTGGTTTTATTGCTTCAACCGTCAAAAACGAAACAACTACTTTAGGGCGAAACGGAAGTAATTATACCGCTTCTTTACTAGCAAACTATTTAGATGCAGAAGAATTGCAAAATTACACACATGTAGATGGCATTTTTACCGCCAATCCTGATTTAGTTCAAGATGCAAAAAAAATAGAAGAGTTGTCTTTTTCAGAAGCCAATGAACTTGCCAATTTTGGAGCCAATATTTTACATGCCAAAACTATTGTTCCTTTATTAGAAAAAAATATCAATCTTAGAATATTAAACACCTTTAAACCTAACGATAAAGGAACACTGATTACCGCAAAATCAAATTCAGAAGGTATCAAGTCTTTATCTGTATTAGACAATGTTGCTCTGATTAACTTTGAAGGAAGAGGCTTGTTAGGTAAAGTAGGTGTCGACGCACGAATTTTTAAAGCACTAAGTCTTCAAGGAGTAAGCGTTAGTATTATTTCACAAGGTTCTTCAGAAAGAGGTATTGGACTTGTCGTTGATAAGGACAAAGCTGAAATAGCTGTGAAAGCTTTAGAAAATGAATTTGAAAATGATTTTTACACCAAAGATGTAAACAAAATTTCCATTCTTGATGATGTTTCTGTTATCTCGATCATCGGACAAAACCTTAGTGAATTTCATCAACCTTTTAATGCACTCATCAAAAACCAAATTGTTCCTCTTTTATTCAACAATACCATTTCTGGAAAAAATGTGAGTTTGGTGGTAAAAAAAGAACATTTACACAAAGCTTTAAACGTTATTCACGGACAAGTATTTGGGGTAGCTAAAAAGGTAAATATTGCTGTTTTTGGTAAAGGTTTAGTAGGCGGAACTTTAATTAACCAAATATTAGATAGTGCCAATAATATATTAGAAAAGCGTAAAATTCATTTAAACATTTTTGCGATTGCCAACTCTAAAACTGTATTATTAAATAAAAATGGAGTTTCTAAAAACTGGCAAGAAGATTTAGCGAATACAGAAAATAAAGACAATCTAATTCAGCAGGTAATTGCATACGCTAAAGAACATCATTTAGAAAACTTGATTGCAGTAGACAATACCGCAAGCGAAGGATTTACTCAAAATTATATCTCTTTGGTAGAAGCTGGTTTTGATTTAGTTTCTTCCAATAAAATTGCCAATACAGTTTCTTATGAATTCTATAAAAAGTTAAGAAACACCTTAGAAAAAAATAAAAAGAACTACCTCTATGAAACCAATGTAGGTGCTGGGTTGCCTTTAATAGACACTATTAAATTATTGCATGATTCTGGAGAGAATATTGTACGAATTAGAGGGGTCTTTTCTGGATCTTTAAGCTATATCTTTAATCATTACTCTACTCAAGATGTACCTTTCTCAACAATCTTACAAGAAGCCATTGACAAAGGGTATACTGAACCAGATCCTAGAGAAGATTTATGTGGTAATGATGTGGCTAGAAAATTATTGATTCTAGCACGTGAACTGGATTTAGAAAATGAATTTGAAGACATTAATATTAAAAATTTAATTCCGCAAAGTCTTAGAAAAATTTCGGCTTCAGCATTCTTACAAAGTCTTGTAAATCTCAATACGTATTTCCAAGAGAAAAAAGACAAACAAGAAGAAGGTCATGTATTGCGATATATAGGTGATTTACACGGTGATCTTCAACAATCAAAAGGTGAATTGGACGTAAAATTAGTATCTGTTCCTGAAAACTCACCATTAGGAAGTTTAAAAGGATCGGATGCCATATTTGAAATCTACACCGAATCTTATGGAGAGCAACCTATCGTGATTCAAGGAGCAGGTGCAGGTGCAGAAGTAACTGCAAGAGGTGTCTTTGGAGACATCTTACGACTAGCAAAAACAAACAACTAA
- a CDS encoding O-acetylhomoserine aminocarboxypropyltransferase/cysteine synthase family protein, protein MSTQKFATNALHAGHDVTQTGGTRAVPIYQTTSYVFNNSDHAANLFSLQELGFIYTRLNNPTNQILQERLAALEGGIGAVVFASGTAAISTGLLTLLKAGDHIVASSSLYGGTYNLLNVTLPRLGITTTFVDASNPENFENAVQENTRAFFVESLGNPKLDVLDLKAISRYAKKAQVPFIVDNTVATPALLNPIEHGANIVIHSLTKYIGGQGNSLGGVIVDAGNFDWANGKFPEFTEPSKGYHGLKYYETLGAASYTFKLILEGLRDFGGALSPTNAFQIIQGLETLEVRIQQHSKNALELAKWLEQQDEVAWVNYPGLENSSYKNLADEYLPKGQSGIVTFGAKGGYDAAKIIADNTQLFSLLANIGDTKSLIIHPASTTHQQLSEEQQQSTGVSQDLIRLSVGLENIEDLKSDLKEAFAKVAQEVLV, encoded by the coding sequence ATGAGTACGCAAAAATTTGCAACAAATGCATTACATGCAGGACATGATGTAACACAAACAGGAGGCACTAGGGCTGTTCCGATTTATCAAACCACTTCATACGTGTTTAACAACTCGGATCATGCTGCTAATCTGTTTTCATTACAAGAATTAGGATTTATTTACACCAGATTAAATAATCCTACCAACCAAATTTTACAAGAACGCTTAGCTGCTCTTGAAGGTGGAATCGGAGCCGTTGTTTTTGCTTCTGGAACTGCCGCTATTTCAACAGGATTATTAACCTTACTAAAAGCTGGTGATCATATTGTGGCTTCTAGTAGCTTGTACGGAGGAACATACAATTTGTTAAACGTTACCTTACCAAGACTAGGAATTACCACCACTTTTGTTGATGCTTCTAATCCTGAAAACTTTGAAAATGCAGTACAAGAAAACACCAGAGCTTTCTTTGTAGAATCATTAGGGAATCCAAAATTGGACGTCTTAGACCTAAAAGCTATTTCTAGATATGCTAAAAAAGCACAAGTTCCTTTTATTGTTGATAACACCGTAGCTACTCCTGCCCTTTTAAACCCAATAGAGCATGGAGCTAATATTGTAATACATTCCTTAACAAAATATATTGGCGGACAAGGAAATTCTTTAGGTGGTGTTATCGTAGATGCAGGAAATTTTGATTGGGCAAACGGAAAGTTTCCTGAATTTACAGAACCTTCAAAAGGATATCACGGTTTAAAATATTACGAAACCTTAGGAGCAGCTTCTTACACTTTTAAATTGATTCTTGAAGGACTACGAGATTTCGGAGGTGCCTTAAGTCCAACCAATGCCTTTCAAATTATTCAAGGACTGGAAACTTTAGAAGTAAGAATTCAACAACATAGTAAAAACGCATTGGAGTTAGCCAAATGGCTAGAACAACAAGACGAAGTAGCTTGGGTTAATTACCCAGGACTAGAAAATAGTTCTTATAAAAACTTAGCAGATGAATATTTACCAAAAGGACAAAGTGGAATTGTAACCTTTGGTGCGAAAGGTGGATATGATGCTGCCAAAATTATTGCTGATAACACTCAATTATTTTCTTTACTAGCGAACATTGGAGACACCAAATCTCTTATCATTCACCCAGCAAGTACCACACATCAACAATTATCGGAAGAACAACAGCAAAGCACTGGTGTTTCACAAGATTTAATCAGATTGTCGGTGGGTCTTGAAAATATTGAGGATTTGAAATCAGATTTAAAAGAAGCTTTTGCCAAAGTAGCTCAAGAAGTTTTAGTGTAA
- the metK gene encoding methionine adenosyltransferase, with protein MSYLFTSESVSEGHPDKVADQISDALIDNFLAFDPESKVACETLVTTGQVVLAGEVKSSTYLDVQKIAREVINKIGYTKGEYMFDGNSCGVLSAIHEQSDDINRGVDRASKEEQGAGDQGMMFGYATNETDNYMPLALDLSHLILKELAELRRENKEITYLRPDAKSQVTIEYSDDNVPQRIEAIVVSTQHDDFDEDDVMLAKIRKDIVEILIPRVKAKLSAENQGLFNDDIKYHINPTGKFVIGGPHGDTGLTGRKIIVDTYGGKGAHGGGAFSGKDPSKVDRSAAYATRHIAKNLVAAGVADEVLVQVSYAIGVVEPMGIFVDTYGTAKVDLTDGEIAAKVSEIFDMRPHAIESRLKLRTPMYSETAAYGHMGRVNEVVSKTFTQPNGEKKTMDVELFTWEKLDYVAKVKESFTL; from the coding sequence ATGTCATATTTATTTACTTCAGAAAGTGTTTCTGAAGGACACCCAGATAAAGTAGCAGATCAAATTTCTGATGCTTTAATAGATAATTTTTTGGCTTTTGACCCTGAATCTAAAGTTGCTTGTGAAACGCTAGTAACTACTGGTCAAGTTGTATTAGCTGGAGAAGTAAAATCAAGTACATATTTAGATGTTCAAAAAATTGCTCGTGAGGTAATTAACAAAATTGGTTATACCAAAGGAGAATATATGTTTGATGGAAATTCTTGTGGAGTATTATCTGCAATCCATGAACAATCAGATGATATTAACCGTGGTGTAGATAGAGCTTCAAAAGAGGAGCAAGGAGCAGGAGATCAAGGAATGATGTTTGGATATGCTACCAATGAAACGGATAACTATATGCCTTTGGCTTTAGATTTATCGCACTTAATTTTAAAAGAATTAGCAGAATTACGTAGAGAAAATAAAGAGATTACTTATTTACGTCCAGATGCTAAAAGTCAGGTAACTATTGAGTATTCTGATGATAATGTACCACAGCGTATCGAAGCAATTGTAGTGTCTACACAACACGATGATTTTGATGAGGATGACGTAATGTTAGCGAAGATTAGAAAGGATATCGTTGAGATTTTAATTCCTAGAGTAAAAGCAAAATTATCTGCTGAAAATCAAGGTTTATTTAACGATGATATCAAGTATCATATCAATCCTACTGGAAAGTTTGTAATTGGTGGACCACATGGAGATACTGGTTTAACAGGTCGTAAGATTATTGTAGATACCTATGGTGGTAAAGGAGCACACGGAGGTGGAGCATTTTCAGGAAAAGATCCATCAAAAGTAGATAGAAGTGCTGCGTATGCAACACGTCATATTGCTAAAAATTTAGTTGCTGCTGGAGTTGCTGATGAAGTATTAGTACAAGTTTCTTATGCTATTGGAGTAGTAGAGCCAATGGGTATTTTTGTTGATACGTACGGAACTGCAAAAGTAGATTTAACAGATGGAGAGATTGCTGCGAAAGTTTCTGAAATTTTCGATATGCGTCCACATGCAATTGAAAGCCGTTTGAAATTAAGAACACCGATGTATAGTGAAACAGCTGCTTACGGTCATATGGGGCGTGTAAATGAAGTTGTTTCTAAAACATTTACACAACCAAATGGTGAAAAGAAAACCATGGATGTTGAATTATTTACATGGGAAAAGTTAGATTACGTAGCGAAAGTGAAAGAAAGCTTTACGTTGTAA